In the Bacillus sp. FJAT-42376 genome, TGGATGTGATCATTTCGTATTCCAAAACGTGGCTTGGGGTGGAAGCGAATCCCGCTGGTGTCCTTTATTTCCATGTTCACGATCCTATGATTCAGACAGGCTCCGCGCTCTCGCTTGAGGACCTCGAGGAAGAGGTGTTCAAAAAGTTCAAAATGAAAGGCTTGCTTCTTGGGGAAGAGGAGGCCATTCAGCTCATGGATCAGACGCTTGAAAGCGGGTCTTCCAATATTGTATCGGCAGGCTTCAAAAAAAGCGGAGGCTTCAGCTCAAGTTCGTCGATTGCGAGCAATGAAGAATTTGATATGCTGCGCCGCCATGTGAGAAATGAGTTTAAGCAGATTGGAACGGAAATCACAAACGGAGTGACAGACATCCGTCCATACAGGATGAAGGACCGGGTGCCGTGCACCTTCTGTCCGTATAAAGGGGTCTGCCAGTTTGACCAGTCGCTGAAAGATAATGATTACCGGGTATTAAAAGACGAGAAAAATGAGCAAGTACTCAAGCGCTTAAAAGAGGAGGCCATCAAAAATGAACCATCAGCTACCTAAACCGGCGGACAGTCAATGGACCGATGACCAGTGGTCGGCGATCGCCTCCTCCGGACAGGACATCCTTGTGGCTGCGGCAGCCGGATCCGGTAAGACAGCAGTCCTCGTGGAACGGATGATCCGGAAGATTACGAGCCGGGACAACCCGGCGGATGTGGACAGGCTTCTGGTCGTAACCTTTACGAATGCCTCCGCAGCCGAAATGAAGAACAGGATAGGAGAGGCGCTTGAAGAAGCGCTGAAGAATAATCCGGCTTCCCTGCATTTAAGAAGGCAGATTACGCTGCTGAACCGCGCATCCATTTCAACCCTGCATTCCTTCTGCCTGAATATCATCAGGAAATATTACTACATGATTGATCTTGATCCGGGCTTCCGGATTGCGGACCAAACCGAAGGCGCCCTGATGATGGATGAAGTGCTGGATGATTTGTTTGAAGAGGAATACGGAAAAGAAGGGAACGAAGCGTTTTTTGACCTGGCCGACCGCTATTCTTCGGACAGAAGTGATCTCGCTCTTCAGGACTTAATCCGCATTCTCTATGATTTTTCGAGATCCAATCCGAACCCGGATGAATGGCTTGATCAGCTGTCCGGCTTATATGATGTCAGCGAGAATTCGAGACTGGAAGAACAGCCTTACTTTCCGGTTATAAAAGAAGATATCGAGATTTCCATCGGACTTGCACAGGAACGTCTGGAGCAGGCGATGAGGCTGATCCGCATGCCTGGAGGACCGGCCCCCAGAGCGGATGATGTTTCCGATTACCTCAATCAGGTAACAGCCCTCATGGATCCGGAATCCTCGTGGGATGAACTGGCTGAAAAATTCAAGGCTCTTAAACCGAAGCGTGCGAAGCCGGTTAAAGGAGAGGAATATGATCCCGCTTTGGCAGAAGAAGTAAAATCATTGCGGGACAGTGCGAAAAAGCAGCTGGAAAAAACTGAAGAGGATTGGTTTAAACGGGATATCCGGCGTTCTATGAAGGACCTTGGGGAATTGAAGGGGGTCATTGAAACCCTCGTCGGGTTTGTGAAAAAGTTCGGAGACAGGTTTCAGCAGAAAAAGAAGGAAAAGGGCCTCGTGGACTTTTCGGATCTTGAGCATTTATGTCTTTCTATCTTATCGGAGAAGGATGAGGAAACTGGACGGCTTATTCCGGCTGAACCTGCCATCGCCTGCCGCCAGCAGTTTACAGAAGTCATGGTCGATGAATACCAGGATACGAACCTTGTTCAGGAAGCGATCCTTCAGCTTGTAAAGAAAGAATCGGAAGAAGCCGGCAATCTGTTTATGGTAGGCGATGTCAAACAGTCCATTTACCGCTTCCGCCTTGCGGAGCCGATGCTGTTTTTGAATAAATACAAACGGTTTACAGCGGATGCGGACGGTACAGGACAGCGAATCGATTTAAATAAAAATTTCAGGAGCCGCTCGGAAGTGCTCGACGGGACGAATTTTCTTTTTAAACAGCTGATGGGCGAAAAAGTCGGGGAAATCGATTATGACGATCAGGCGGAGCTGAAGCTCGGCGCATCCTATCCTGAAAGTGCCGGAATGGAAACCGAGCTGCTGCTTGCGGACCGGACGGGACTGGAGGAAGAAGAAGAGGCGGATGCAAATCCGATGAATGAGCCCGAAGCCGAAACCGTCCAGCTTGAATCGAGGCTGATCGGGAAGAAGATCCGCGAGCTTATTGACAGCCGCTCCCAGGTTTATGACCGGAAAAAAAGCGGGACGCGCAATATGATGTACCGGGATATTGTCATCCTGCTCCGATCCATGCCATGGGCTCCCCAGATGATGGAGGAGCTGAAAAAGCAGGGAATCCCTGTATACGCAAACCTTTCAGGGGGGTACTTTGAAGCAACGGAAGTCGCCATTATGATGTCGCTTCTGAAATGCATTGACAACCCGTCCCAGGATATTCCCCTTGCAGCCGTCTTAAGATCTCCGATTGTCGGGCTGAATGAAACGGAAATGGCCGCCATCCGCACGTATGACAAAAAGGGAAGCTATTATGAGGCGTGCAAAGAAGTGCTTAAGCATCCTGTGCCTTCCGACCGCGGGCTTGCCGGCAAGCTGTCCCGGTTTTTCGCCCGCTTAGAGGAGTGGAGAAGCGAGGCAAGGAAAGGCGCCGTTTCGGACCTGATCTGGAAGATTTACAGGGAAAGCAAGTTTTTCGACTTTGCAGGCGGAATGCCCGGCGGAAAACAGAGGCAGGCGAATCTCAGGGCTCTATACGACAGAGCGCGCCAATACGAAGCGACCTCCTTCCGCGGACTTTTCCGTTTCCTCCGGTTTATTGAGAGAATGCAGGAAAGAGGGGACGATCTGGGAGCGGCACGGGCGCTCGGCGAGCAGGAGGACGTTGTGCGCATCATGACGATCCACAGCAGCAAAGGGCTGGAGTTCCCCGTCGTATTCACAGCAGGCCTTGCCAGGCAGTTTAACATGATGGATATGAACAAAAGCTTTTTGCTCGATAAGCATCTCGGATTCGGAACGAAGTACATTCATCCCGGTCTGCGCTTCAGCTATCCGACACTCCCGCTCATTGCCATGAAAAAAAAGCTGAAAATTGAACTGCTCTCGGAGGAGCTTCGGGTTCTTTATGTCGCTTTGACACGGGCGAAAGAAAAGCTTTTCCTCGTCGGAACAGTAAAAGACAGGCAAAAAGCACTGCAGAGCTGGAAAAGATCCCTGTTAAAAGAGGACTGGCTGCTTCCGGACGGAGACCGTCTGCAGGCCAAATCCTATCTGGACTGGATCGGCCCGGCGCTGACACGGCACCGGGATGCGATTGAACTCCATGAAGGAGAAGGGTCAGCAAGTGAGTTAGCGGCTCATCCGTCTAAATGGAAGGTCCGGTTTGTTCATCAGAGTGAACTGGCGGAACCTGATGCCGGTAGGGAAGAAATGGAACAGAAGATCATTGAGTCCCTTTCAGCCAGGCAGCCGGTTCCATTCAAGTCGCCATGGAGCGGTGAGGTGGAAAAGGAACTGACCTGGACGTACCCGTTTGAGGCATCTTCCCGTCAGCGTTCTAAGCAGTCGGTTTCCGAGATTAAAAGAATGCAATCCTACCGGGATGAATATTCAGAGCCTGCCGAGCCGAAAAAACAGTCCGTCCTATATGACCGGCCGAAATTTCTGCAGCAAAAGGTTCTGACGGCAGCTGAACGCGGAACGGCTATGCATGCCGTTATGCAGCATATCCCTCTTTCCGGTTCTGTGACACGCGAAACGGTGATGGCAGCGGTTGAGCAGATGAGAATGAGAGAGTTGCTGACAGAAGAGCAGGCAGCCGTTATCGATCCCGATTCCATTATGGGCTTCTACTCTTCTGAAATCGGTGAAAAAATGCTTCATGCCAAACGTGTGCTGCGCGAAGTGCCGTTCAGCTACGCACGGACTCCCGAGCAGGGAACGGGGGAGGAAAAAGTGCTCGTTCAAGGGGTGATTGACTGCCTCATCGAAGACGAAGAGGGGCTGACCATCATTGATTACAAAACCGACGCCATTAAAGGGAAATTTCCGGGAGGCTTTAAAGAAGCCGAA is a window encoding:
- the addA gene encoding helicase-exonuclease AddAB subunit AddA, giving the protein MNHQLPKPADSQWTDDQWSAIASSGQDILVAAAAGSGKTAVLVERMIRKITSRDNPADVDRLLVVTFTNASAAEMKNRIGEALEEALKNNPASLHLRRQITLLNRASISTLHSFCLNIIRKYYYMIDLDPGFRIADQTEGALMMDEVLDDLFEEEYGKEGNEAFFDLADRYSSDRSDLALQDLIRILYDFSRSNPNPDEWLDQLSGLYDVSENSRLEEQPYFPVIKEDIEISIGLAQERLEQAMRLIRMPGGPAPRADDVSDYLNQVTALMDPESSWDELAEKFKALKPKRAKPVKGEEYDPALAEEVKSLRDSAKKQLEKTEEDWFKRDIRRSMKDLGELKGVIETLVGFVKKFGDRFQQKKKEKGLVDFSDLEHLCLSILSEKDEETGRLIPAEPAIACRQQFTEVMVDEYQDTNLVQEAILQLVKKESEEAGNLFMVGDVKQSIYRFRLAEPMLFLNKYKRFTADADGTGQRIDLNKNFRSRSEVLDGTNFLFKQLMGEKVGEIDYDDQAELKLGASYPESAGMETELLLADRTGLEEEEEADANPMNEPEAETVQLESRLIGKKIRELIDSRSQVYDRKKSGTRNMMYRDIVILLRSMPWAPQMMEELKKQGIPVYANLSGGYFEATEVAIMMSLLKCIDNPSQDIPLAAVLRSPIVGLNETEMAAIRTYDKKGSYYEACKEVLKHPVPSDRGLAGKLSRFFARLEEWRSEARKGAVSDLIWKIYRESKFFDFAGGMPGGKQRQANLRALYDRARQYEATSFRGLFRFLRFIERMQERGDDLGAARALGEQEDVVRIMTIHSSKGLEFPVVFTAGLARQFNMMDMNKSFLLDKHLGFGTKYIHPGLRFSYPTLPLIAMKKKLKIELLSEELRVLYVALTRAKEKLFLVGTVKDRQKALQSWKRSLLKEDWLLPDGDRLQAKSYLDWIGPALTRHRDAIELHEGEGSASELAAHPSKWKVRFVHQSELAEPDAGREEMEQKIIESLSARQPVPFKSPWSGEVEKELTWTYPFEASSRQRSKQSVSEIKRMQSYRDEYSEPAEPKKQSVLYDRPKFLQQKVLTAAERGTAMHAVMQHIPLSGSVTRETVMAAVEQMRMRELLTEEQAAVIDPDSIMGFYSSEIGEKMLHAKRVLREVPFSYARTPEQGTGEEKVLVQGVIDCLIEDEEGLTIIDYKTDAIKGKFPGGFKEAEHTMRDRYEIQLRIYSEAVESIFKKRVTRRVLYFFDANELLEV